The DNA segment CGCCCTGAAGCGGGCGGCCCGGGATGACGCCCCCCGCGGGGCTGTGGGATAATAGGAAGTCATGGAGCTTGAAGGCATCGAGATATCCACGGAGGACGCGGACCTCCTGTGCTACGGCTTCGACGCCTCGGGCATGGAGGGGCGGGCCTCCATGGTGGCCTGGCCCAAGAGCGCCGAGGAGGTCTCGCGCCTTCTCCTTTACGCCGCCTCCCGCGAGATGCCGGTGGTCCCCAGGGGCGCGGGGACGGGCATGACCGCGGGGGCCGTGCCCTCGCGCGGGGGCATTGTGCTTAGTTTCGAAAAGATGGACCGCATCCTCCAGGTGGACACCGCCAACCTCGCCTGCACCGTGGAGCCCGGTGTTGTCAACGCCCGCCTTCAGCAAGAGCTTGCCGCCCACGGGTTTTTCTACCCCCCGGACCCGGCGAGCCTGCACGTCTGCACCATCGGGGGCAACGTGGCCGAGAACGCCGGGGGCCCCCGCGCCCTGAAGTACGGGGTCACCAGGGACTACGTCATGGGGCTCGAGGCGGTCCTGCCCACCGGCGAGACCATCACCACCGGCGTGCGCACCCACAAGGGCGTGGTGGGCTACGACCTCACCCGCCTCCTGGTGGGCTCGGAAGGCACCCTTGCGGTGGTAACGAAGATACGGCTCAAGATACTCCCGGAGCCCCCCGCGGTGACCACGCTCCTGGCCTCCTTTGCCGACGTAGAGGGGGCCGGCCGGGCCGTCTCGGCCATCATCGCCGCCAAGGTCATCCCCCGCACCCTGGAGTTCATGGACCGGGAGGCCATCGCCGCCGTGGAGGGCTTCAAGCCCACGGGGCTTCCCGTGGGAGCGGAGGCCCTGCTCCTTGTGGAGATGGACGGCCACCCCCGGGCCGTGGAGGAGGAGGGCACCAGGGCCATAGACATCCTCTCGGAGCACGGCGCCCAGGT comes from the Nitrospirota bacterium genome and includes:
- a CDS encoding FAD-binding protein, whose protein sequence is MELEGIEISTEDADLLCYGFDASGMEGRASMVAWPKSAEEVSRLLLYAASREMPVVPRGAGTGMTAGAVPSRGGIVLSFEKMDRILQVDTANLACTVEPGVVNARLQQELAAHGFFYPPDPASLHVCTIGGNVAENAGGPRALKYGVTRDYVMGLEAVLPTGETITTGVRTHKGVVGYDLTRLLVGSEGTLAVVTKIRLKILPEPPAVTTLLASFADVEGAGRAVSAIIAAKVIPRTLEFMDREAIAAVEGFKPTGLPVGAEALLLVEMDGHPRAVEEEGTRAIDILSEHGAQV